Proteins from one Prevotella sp. E2-28 genomic window:
- a CDS encoding ABC transporter ATP-binding protein produces MTNNTSVMLNDLSIGYRSKQGTRVVAEHVTATIQSGCLTCLLGENGVGKSTLLKTLSAFLPKLGGSIQIGGRELEQYSQNERARTIGIVLTEKPNIQQMTALELVEMGRTPYTGFWGRLNEEDKKACLEAMDMIGINYLKDRTINTLSDGERQKVMIAKALAQQTSVIFLDEPTAFLDYPSKVDMLLLLRRISHETQKTVFLSTHDLELALQVADTVWLMTHTDGLKIGTPHELAQQGILSQFVERNKDIQFDREHLSVKVNCTANAY; encoded by the coding sequence ATGACAAATAACACATCTGTAATGCTAAACGACCTGAGTATAGGCTACAGGAGTAAACAAGGCACCAGGGTCGTGGCAGAACATGTTACAGCTACTATCCAATCCGGCTGTCTCACCTGCTTACTGGGTGAGAACGGAGTGGGTAAATCGACACTCCTAAAGACACTTTCTGCCTTCTTGCCAAAACTTGGCGGAAGCATTCAGATAGGAGGACGAGAACTAGAGCAATACAGTCAGAATGAACGAGCACGCACTATCGGTATTGTTCTTACAGAGAAACCTAACATACAACAAATGACTGCCCTTGAATTGGTAGAAATGGGACGTACACCTTATACTGGTTTCTGGGGCCGATTAAATGAAGAAGATAAAAAAGCCTGTCTTGAAGCAATGGATATGATAGGTATTAACTATCTGAAAGACAGGACGATAAACACGCTAAGCGATGGCGAGCGACAGAAGGTAATGATAGCGAAAGCATTGGCACAGCAGACGTCTGTGATTTTCCTTGATGAGCCAACAGCTTTCCTTGATTATCCCAGTAAGGTTGATATGCTACTTCTTTTAAGACGCATCAGTCATGAAACACAGAAGACAGTCTTTCTGTCAACTCATGATCTGGAACTAGCCCTGCAAGTAGCTGATACCGTGTGGCTTATGACACACACAGATGGTCTAAAAATAGGAACGCCCCATGAACTAGCCCAACAGGGTATATTAAGTCAGTTTGTAGAGCG
- a CDS encoding RluA family pseudouridine synthase translates to MTEFHLLHTSLPRPERMNNPFHYEPHPLCLEAADEVRKHLCEHPEWSDEIQAGKMFGVLVCEDEKGQLGFLAAYSGQIGGCEDWPWFVPAVFDYLQPDGYFKQEEARITAINHRVKTLEHSAEWQTLLNDIASKHQQASAEIEAYKIMMQQSKARRDAQRTSDGETEEMIRESQFQKAELRRIKKRWSELITKTEALLQPLNDELLQLKQERKQRSDALQHWLFDHFLMLNNKGQTRSLTDIFSTLPQGVPPSGSGECCAPKLLQYAYKHHLRPLSMAEFWQGNSPKMEIRHHNHYYPACRGKCKPILEWMLPMESNEIHKSLEPKVIHETSSFLVIYKPAGLLSVPGLTDSPSVESILKTQYPEVYMVHRLDMDTSGVMVVALTQEAYHHLQQQFLERTVQKEYVALLENEIIGSGNIKLPLRPDLTDRPRQVVDSEYGKPAYTEYQALGDSRIRLIPHTGRTHQLRVHCAHHLGLNNPIKGDPLYGREKANRLYLHAELLSFYDPETGERLSFHYQAPF, encoded by the coding sequence ATGACAGAGTTTCACCTCTTACATACATCGTTGCCACGCCCAGAACGGATGAACAATCCGTTTCATTATGAGCCGCATCCGCTTTGTCTAGAGGCGGCTGATGAGGTGCGTAAACACTTATGTGAGCATCCTGAGTGGAGCGATGAGATACAGGCAGGTAAGATGTTTGGCGTACTGGTGTGTGAGGACGAAAAGGGGCAGTTAGGCTTCTTGGCTGCCTATAGCGGACAGATTGGTGGATGTGAGGACTGGCCTTGGTTTGTGCCTGCCGTCTTTGATTATTTGCAGCCTGATGGTTATTTCAAGCAGGAGGAAGCCCGTATTACAGCAATCAACCATCGTGTGAAAACATTGGAGCACTCAGCAGAATGGCAAACCTTGCTGAATGATATCGCTAGCAAGCACCAACAGGCATCAGCAGAGATTGAAGCTTATAAGATAATGATGCAACAATCTAAGGCTCGTCGCGATGCACAGCGTACAAGTGATGGTGAAACGGAAGAAATGATTCGCGAAAGTCAGTTCCAAAAAGCGGAACTACGTCGAATCAAGAAGCGATGGAGTGAGCTTATTACAAAGACAGAAGCTCTTTTGCAACCTCTTAATGATGAACTATTGCAGTTGAAACAAGAGCGTAAACAGCGTTCTGATGCTTTGCAGCACTGGCTCTTTGACCATTTCCTGATGCTCAACAATAAGGGGCAGACGCGTTCACTTACAGATATATTCTCCACCTTGCCACAAGGGGTTCCCCCGTCAGGCTCTGGTGAGTGTTGTGCCCCCAAGTTGTTGCAGTATGCCTATAAGCATCATCTGCGCCCGCTTAGTATGGCAGAGTTTTGGCAAGGAAACTCTCCGAAGATGGAAATACGTCATCATAACCATTATTATCCAGCTTGTCGCGGAAAGTGTAAGCCTATCTTGGAATGGATGCTCCCAATGGAGTCCAATGAAATTCATAAGTCATTGGAACCTAAGGTTATACATGAAACGTCCAGTTTCCTCGTTATCTATAAACCTGCAGGACTTCTGTCTGTACCTGGTCTTACTGATTCTCCTTCTGTTGAGAGCATTCTTAAAACCCAGTATCCAGAGGTATATATGGTGCATCGATTGGATATGGATACGTCGGGCGTGATGGTAGTAGCGCTTACACAAGAAGCCTATCATCATTTGCAGCAACAGTTCTTGGAACGCACCGTTCAAAAGGAATATGTAGCTTTACTTGAAAACGAGATAATAGGTAGTGGAAATATTAAGCTGCCCTTACGACCAGACTTGACAGACCGTCCTCGTCAGGTGGTAGATTCGGAATACGGTAAGCCTGCATATACAGAATATCAAGCTTTAGGCGATAGTCGTATCCGGCTCATTCCCCACACAGGTCGTACCCATCAATTGCGTGTGCATTGTGCTCATCATTTGGGTCTCAATAATCCTATCAAGGGCGACCCTCTTTACGGACGAGAGAAAGCCAATCGCCTATATCTTCATGCTGAGTTGCTGTCTTTTTATGATCCTGAAACAGGCGAGCGTCTTTCATTCCATTATCAAGCCCCCTTTTAA
- a CDS encoding AAA domain-containing protein — translation MSIENTSSILELQRQRALLQLEYDEEKRAFQQQTETLGMLRRVKRGDAWMPLRVGKSYYNSLNQYCVELFRQSDNDIDHNFEFGRPVQFFVQREKGIQFFNSTGTVSFVDGDRMVVIVPDGFSVADLQITDGQIGIQLFFDETSYRLMFDALERTMRAKGRLAYLRDLFYSHQKAETFSFPDMGFSYLNETQQHAVNEVLRAKDVAIVHGPPGTGKTTTLVEAIYETLRRESQVLVCAQSNMAVDWISEKLVDRGLNVLRIGNPVRVDDKMLSFTYERRFEAHPDYPQLWSIRKAIRELRSQRKRTDNWHQKMDRLKSRATELEIRINAELFGEARVIACTLVGSANRLLDGMKFGTLFIDEAAQALEAACWIPIRRAGRVIFAGDHCQLPPTVKCYEALKGGLGRTLMERIAEQKPEVVTLLRIQYRMHEDIMRFSSDWFYHNQMIAAPEVKHRSILDLDLPMTWIDTSEYSEKSDDADHSEKPSFHEEFVGESFGRVNKAEAELTLLSLQAYFELIGKERILSERLDVGIISPYRAQVQYLRQLIRKKEWIKPFRTRISVNTVDGFQGQERDIIVISLVRSNEEGQIGFLRDLRRMNVAITRARMKVIILGNRNTLTHHPFYRKLWDYMKSLKERK, via the coding sequence ATGAGCATAGAGAATACATCATCCATATTAGAACTGCAACGCCAGCGTGCTTTGTTACAGCTGGAATATGATGAAGAGAAGCGCGCTTTTCAGCAGCAGACGGAGACGCTCGGCATGTTGCGACGAGTGAAGCGTGGTGATGCGTGGATGCCTCTGCGCGTGGGTAAATCCTATTATAACTCGTTGAATCAATATTGCGTGGAGCTATTCCGTCAAAGTGACAATGATATAGATCATAACTTTGAGTTTGGACGTCCTGTTCAGTTCTTTGTACAAAGGGAAAAAGGAATCCAGTTTTTCAACTCTACGGGCACCGTGAGCTTCGTTGATGGTGATCGTATGGTGGTCATTGTACCCGATGGATTCTCCGTTGCTGATTTGCAAATTACAGACGGTCAAATAGGAATCCAACTCTTCTTTGATGAGACTTCCTATCGCCTTATGTTCGATGCATTGGAACGCACGATGCGGGCTAAGGGACGTTTGGCTTATCTGCGAGATTTGTTCTATTCGCACCAGAAAGCAGAGACCTTTTCATTCCCTGATATGGGATTTTCCTATCTGAATGAAACTCAGCAACATGCTGTTAATGAGGTTCTTCGTGCTAAAGACGTAGCTATAGTTCACGGCCCTCCAGGTACAGGTAAGACTACCACGTTGGTAGAAGCTATCTATGAGACCCTGCGTCGTGAGAGTCAGGTGCTAGTCTGTGCACAGAGTAATATGGCTGTCGATTGGATTAGTGAGAAACTTGTTGATCGTGGTCTTAACGTCCTGCGTATCGGCAACCCCGTGCGTGTCGATGACAAGATGCTATCCTTTACATACGAGCGTCGTTTCGAGGCCCATCCTGACTATCCTCAACTATGGAGTATTCGCAAGGCCATTCGTGAACTGCGAAGCCAGCGTAAGCGTACAGATAACTGGCACCAGAAGATGGATCGCTTGAAGAGTCGTGCCACAGAACTCGAAATCCGTATCAATGCCGAACTCTTTGGTGAAGCCCGTGTCATAGCTTGTACTCTGGTAGGTTCAGCTAACCGTCTGCTTGATGGCATGAAGTTTGGTACGCTCTTTATTGATGAAGCTGCTCAGGCACTTGAAGCCGCCTGTTGGATACCTATCCGTCGTGCAGGTCGTGTCATTTTTGCTGGTGATCATTGTCAGTTGCCGCCTACAGTCAAATGCTACGAAGCCCTGAAAGGCGGACTTGGTCGCACGCTGATGGAGCGTATCGCTGAACAAAAACCAGAGGTGGTAACACTTCTGCGCATTCAGTATCGTATGCACGAGGATATCATGCGTTTCTCGTCCGACTGGTTCTATCATAACCAAATGATAGCTGCACCAGAGGTAAAGCATCGCAGCATTCTGGACCTTGATTTGCCTATGACTTGGATAGATACGTCGGAATATTCAGAAAAGTCAGATGATGCAGATCACTCTGAAAAGCCCTCTTTTCATGAGGAGTTTGTTGGTGAATCGTTTGGGCGTGTTAATAAGGCTGAGGCTGAGTTGACACTCCTCTCCCTGCAAGCTTATTTCGAACTCATTGGCAAGGAGCGCATCCTCTCAGAGCGCCTTGATGTGGGTATAATCTCACCCTATCGTGCCCAGGTTCAATACCTTCGCCAGCTTATCAGGAAGAAAGAATGGATAAAACCTTTCCGTACGCGCATCAGCGTTAATACTGTTGATGGTTTTCAGGGGCAGGAGCGTGACATTATTGTTATCTCGCTGGTACGTTCTAACGAAGAAGGACAGATTGGTTTCCTTCGCGATCTTCGTCGCATGAACGTGGCTATCACCCGTGCCCGTATGAAGGTAATAATCTTAGGCAATCGCAATACATTGACTCACCATCCGTTCTATCGTAAATTATGGGACTATATGAAGTCGCTTAAAGAAAGAAAATGA
- a CDS encoding DEAD/DEAH box helicase — protein MTAKELYDIILELASDEPSPQNLRQLHELIALTAAEGSRAHGGTFGNLFSQIDFVCKKYGVKPQQRRAIQQARRHSNGGDILTKEDWLYDLRAVTIFIGMVFHEDVPGNLLQLLPANLKPQPSHLSINKRYVRCIVRSFDDTTIIADTEDGEITIEYGDNENGRDLIYLRKILREGMQLNLLDNHLGDVIVPQIIIVEPDFMLDISSLAACFTAYGHHPLLYTVNRLKQRPNTQATLLGNFAGTALDDIIHNPKVTLQQSLARSYREQAERFAACEDFNQESFEQAAAVQMENIRKAVSLLISHSSLLTSQTLLEPSFVCERLGLQGRVDLMTTDMSLLVEQKSGKNQKIEYQSHDTHGLQLEAHYVQLLLYYGILRYNFGKSDGQVDTRLLYSRYTPEKGLVAVNYYRTLFREAIKLRNQIVATELLIARDGFGRIMPLLNADVIYKGIARDGYFHRYILPEIENLKLQFLNLKPLERAYYECMMTFVYREQRAQKLGSSEQTLHHAGGCNSDLWLMPLSEKQEQGNIIMPLNIVKREKTDPDGGYDCITLRFVTIPNASPLGTLNFRPGDMVYLYQYDEEPDVRKSILYKGSLDDFRDGEVIIHLNDGQQNESVFAPSEKTWAIEHGSSDVGISGNIRSLHQFIQASRSKKDLLLGQRVPEADTTLALSRAYNPYYDDILLRVKQARDYFLLVGPPGTGKTSMALRFMVEEELHQLSVNHSSSIILLMAYTNRAVEEIRAMLKEAGLENDERIVTGTTSMMQARPFLLEGLHISLAIVDEASQVLEPGLIGLLSSSQIDRFVLIGDHKQLPAVVQQNPAETFVDNSQLQNIGLTDCRQSLFQRLYNWEVSQQRTQFIGTLSRQGRMHPDVAQFACKHFYGSWLQPVPLSHQKETTLNYALSSQDAIDNLLKSRRIVFFPGDTQRTIDLALRIRRFYGDSFDAQKTLGIIVTYRHQIAAIREALPDVSIDTVERYQGSQRDVIIYDTGVTRQYQLDFLTSSTFTDDEGQVVDRKLNVALTRARKQMLIVGRAEILRQNRLYCQLIDNFSVEL, from the coding sequence ATGACAGCTAAGGAACTATACGATATCATTCTGGAACTGGCTAGTGACGAACCATCACCTCAGAACCTTCGACAGCTACATGAACTGATTGCTCTCACAGCAGCTGAAGGTAGCAGGGCGCATGGTGGCACCTTTGGGAATCTTTTTTCTCAAATAGACTTCGTGTGCAAAAAATATGGGGTGAAACCACAACAGCGACGGGCTATACAACAGGCACGACGTCATTCTAATGGTGGTGATATACTGACAAAGGAAGATTGGCTCTATGATTTGAGGGCTGTCACAATTTTTATCGGAATGGTGTTTCATGAGGATGTGCCTGGTAATCTGTTGCAATTGTTGCCTGCCAACTTAAAACCTCAACCATCCCACCTGAGTATTAACAAACGATATGTGCGCTGTATTGTTCGTTCCTTTGACGATACTACTATTATCGCTGATACTGAGGATGGTGAAATTACCATTGAATATGGTGACAATGAGAATGGACGTGATCTCATTTATCTTAGGAAAATTCTGCGTGAAGGTATGCAGCTCAACCTCTTGGATAATCATCTGGGTGATGTAATTGTACCTCAAATCATCATCGTTGAGCCTGACTTCATGCTTGATATCTCATCTCTGGCAGCTTGTTTTACTGCCTATGGACATCATCCGCTGCTTTATACTGTCAACCGACTGAAGCAACGCCCCAATACACAGGCTACTTTATTAGGTAATTTTGCTGGCACAGCCCTTGATGATATTATCCATAACCCCAAAGTAACTTTACAGCAATCACTTGCCCGTTCCTATCGCGAACAAGCCGAGCGCTTTGCTGCTTGCGAGGATTTCAACCAAGAGTCCTTTGAACAGGCTGCTGCCGTACAGATGGAAAACATCCGTAAGGCTGTCTCACTTCTTATCTCTCACTCCTCACTTCTCACTTCACAGACCCTTCTGGAGCCTTCTTTTGTCTGTGAACGTCTGGGACTTCAAGGACGTGTGGACTTGATGACTACAGATATGAGTCTTCTTGTTGAGCAGAAATCAGGCAAGAACCAGAAGATAGAGTATCAGAGTCATGATACTCATGGTTTACAACTTGAAGCACATTATGTGCAGTTGCTTCTTTATTACGGCATCCTACGCTATAACTTTGGTAAAAGCGATGGGCAAGTGGATACTCGTCTGCTTTATTCACGTTATACCCCCGAGAAAGGGCTTGTAGCCGTCAACTACTATCGCACGTTGTTTCGCGAAGCTATTAAGCTGAGAAACCAGATAGTTGCTACCGAACTGCTTATAGCTCGCGATGGCTTTGGTCGTATCATGCCTCTGCTCAATGCCGATGTGATATATAAAGGTATCGCCCGCGACGGTTATTTCCATCGTTATATCTTGCCAGAGATAGAAAACCTTAAATTGCAGTTCTTAAATCTCAAACCATTAGAGCGTGCTTACTATGAATGCATGATGACCTTCGTTTATCGTGAACAGCGGGCGCAGAAACTAGGTAGCAGCGAGCAAACACTTCATCACGCAGGTGGCTGTAACTCTGATTTATGGCTCATGCCCCTTAGCGAAAAACAGGAGCAGGGTAACATCATCATGCCGCTTAATATCGTGAAGCGTGAGAAGACAGACCCCGATGGTGGCTACGATTGCATCACCCTTCGTTTCGTCACCATTCCCAACGCCTCTCCATTAGGCACACTTAACTTTCGTCCTGGTGATATGGTGTACCTTTATCAATATGATGAAGAGCCGGATGTGCGAAAAAGCATACTCTATAAGGGCAGCCTTGATGATTTTCGTGATGGAGAGGTCATCATCCATTTGAATGACGGTCAGCAGAATGAGTCTGTCTTTGCACCCTCAGAAAAGACATGGGCCATAGAACATGGTAGTAGTGATGTGGGTATTTCTGGTAATATACGTAGTCTGCATCAATTTATTCAGGCATCGCGTTCAAAGAAAGATTTGCTCCTAGGCCAGCGTGTACCTGAGGCCGATACCACGTTGGCGCTCTCAAGAGCTTATAACCCTTATTATGATGATATCCTGTTGCGCGTCAAGCAGGCTCGTGACTATTTCCTTCTTGTTGGTCCTCCTGGCACAGGAAAAACCTCTATGGCGCTCCGTTTTATGGTTGAAGAAGAACTACATCAACTAAGCGTTAATCATTCATCATCAATCATACTTTTAATGGCTTATACGAACAGGGCTGTTGAAGAAATTCGTGCGATGCTAAAGGAGGCAGGTTTGGAAAATGATGAACGAATCGTAACGGGTACCACGTCGATGATGCAGGCTCGCCCGTTCCTTTTGGAAGGTCTTCACATCTCTCTCGCTATTGTTGACGAAGCCTCGCAGGTTTTGGAACCTGGCCTCATTGGCCTGCTGAGCAGTAGTCAGATAGACCGCTTCGTACTGATTGGTGACCATAAACAACTACCTGCTGTAGTACAACAGAACCCTGCAGAAACGTTTGTCGATAACTCGCAACTCCAAAATATAGGCCTAACGGACTGCCGTCAGTCACTCTTTCAACGCCTCTATAATTGGGAAGTCTCTCAGCAACGTACGCAGTTCATCGGAACCCTCAGTCGTCAGGGACGTATGCACCCCGATGTGGCTCAGTTTGCTTGTAAGCACTTCTATGGTTCTTGGCTGCAACCTGTACCTCTTTCTCACCAAAAAGAAACGACACTTAATTATGCTTTGTCTTCACAAGATGCTATAGATAACCTACTGAAAAGTCGTCGTATAGTTTTCTTCCCAGGTGATACTCAAAGAACCATCGACCTTGCCCTGCGCATTCGTCGTTTCTATGGTGACAGCTTCGATGCACAGAAAACATTGGGTATCATTGTGACCTATCGTCATCAGATAGCTGCTATCCGCGAGGCATTGCCTGATGTCAGTATTGATACTGTGGAACGTTATCAGGGTTCTCAGCGCGATGTTATCATATATGATACGGGCGTCACTCGGCAGTATCAGCTTGATTTCCTAACCTCGAGCACCTTTACTGATGATGAAGGTCAAGTTGTTGATCGTAAGTTAAACGTAGCCCTAACGCGAGCCCGAAAGCAGATGCTTATCGTAGGCCGTGCTGAAATTTTACGTCAAAACAGACTTTATTGTCAGTTAATTGACAATTTTTCTGTAGAATTGTAA
- a CDS encoding DUF3332 domain-containing protein: MKKFSLSAACVLLAGSFLCSSCIGSFSLFNGYEKWQCNMTSNKYVNGIVGFILQPIVGGVCLFVDAVVLNTIEFWTGSNPMAVNKVQTVKGQDGRYYAVKTLKNGYEVKAPNGEITLFTHDSKTESWSITQNGITKEIIRFNADGTIQASLQNGEKLTVTNDQAGMQKVREAVYNDNCFALR, translated from the coding sequence ATGAAAAAATTTAGTTTAAGCGCAGCCTGTGTGCTGTTGGCAGGTAGTTTCCTGTGCAGTTCATGTATTGGTTCATTCAGCCTTTTCAATGGTTATGAGAAATGGCAGTGCAATATGACCAGCAACAAGTATGTGAATGGTATCGTAGGTTTCATTCTGCAGCCTATTGTAGGTGGTGTATGCCTCTTCGTTGATGCTGTAGTACTCAATACTATTGAGTTCTGGACAGGTAGCAATCCTATGGCTGTGAATAAGGTTCAGACCGTGAAGGGTCAGGATGGTCGTTACTATGCTGTAAAGACCCTGAAGAACGGTTACGAGGTAAAGGCTCCTAATGGTGAGATTACTCTTTTCACTCATGACAGCAAGACTGAATCATGGTCTATCACTCAGAACGGCATCACTAAGGAGATTATCCGTTTCAATGCCGATGGCACCATTCAGGCTTCATTGCAGAACGGTGAGAAGCTGACTGTTACCAACGATCAGGCTGGTATGCAGAAGGTTCGTGAGGCTGTTTATAACGATAATTGCTTCGCTCTGCGCTAA
- a CDS encoding DUF2264 domain-containing protein, which produces MKRFVLFLITICAFSALTPLNAKKKQVKQQSDREYWCEQAWKMAQPVLENMAKGELQKNMQTEFSPSFDNRNRKVVYMETFGRLMAGIAPWLALPDDETPEGKQRKQLREWALASYKNSVDPESPDYLVWGASGQNLVDAAYIAESFIRAYDALWVPLDQVTKERYIKEFKMLRKYEPPYTNWFLFSSTIESFIAKAAGLKEYDDFRVMMPIRKTEEWYVGDGWYADGPVFAFDYYSSYVFHAMYLETLKNMIDAKQNGTRLEYQKYYDRALKRAQKFAIILERFISPEGTFPVIGRSTPYRMAALQPLALMAWYQKLPKDLSNGQVRAALTQVMHRMYDHQQNYNEGGFLTIGFCGHQPETADWYTNNGSLYMTSLSLMPLGLPADHDFWTCKAQPWTQVKAWNGQPFPKDHRWGDDIQTKDKW; this is translated from the coding sequence ATGAAACGATTTGTATTATTTCTAATTACTATTTGTGCTTTTTCTGCATTAACACCTTTGAATGCTAAAAAGAAGCAAGTGAAGCAACAGAGCGACCGTGAGTACTGGTGCGAGCAGGCCTGGAAGATGGCTCAGCCCGTATTGGAAAATATGGCCAAAGGCGAACTTCAGAAGAACATGCAGACGGAGTTCTCGCCCTCGTTTGATAACCGCAATCGTAAGGTGGTGTATATGGAGACCTTTGGCCGACTGATGGCTGGCATTGCGCCCTGGCTAGCTTTGCCCGATGATGAAACCCCAGAGGGCAAGCAACGCAAGCAGCTACGTGAATGGGCATTGGCATCATATAAGAACTCTGTTGACCCTGAGAGCCCAGACTATCTTGTTTGGGGTGCTTCTGGCCAGAATCTCGTAGATGCAGCCTATATTGCCGAGTCATTTATCCGTGCCTACGATGCCCTGTGGGTTCCACTGGACCAAGTAACTAAGGAACGCTATATCAAGGAGTTCAAAATGCTACGCAAATATGAACCGCCTTATACCAATTGGTTCCTTTTCTCATCAACAATAGAAAGCTTTATTGCTAAAGCCGCAGGCCTGAAGGAATATGATGATTTTCGCGTGATGATGCCTATCCGTAAGACGGAGGAATGGTATGTTGGCGACGGATGGTATGCTGACGGTCCTGTATTTGCCTTCGACTACTATAGCAGCTACGTATTCCATGCGATGTATCTGGAGACGCTGAAGAACATGATTGACGCCAAGCAGAACGGTACCCGACTGGAATATCAGAAATACTACGATCGTGCCTTGAAGCGTGCACAGAAGTTTGCCATCATTCTGGAGCGTTTCATCTCACCAGAGGGAACCTTCCCCGTTATTGGTCGCTCTACACCTTATCGTATGGCAGCCCTGCAGCCACTAGCCCTGATGGCGTGGTACCAGAAGTTACCAAAGGATCTGAGCAACGGACAGGTACGTGCTGCTTTGACTCAGGTAATGCATCGTATGTACGATCATCAGCAGAACTATAATGAGGGTGGCTTCCTGACTATTGGTTTCTGCGGACATCAGCCTGAGACAGCTGACTGGTACACCAACAATGGATCGCTTTATATGACCTCACTCTCGCTGATGCCTCTCGGATTACCAGCAGATCATGATTTCTGGACCTGCAAAGCACAGCCTTGGACGCAGGTGAAGGCTTGGAACGGACAGCCCTTCCCCAAGGATCATCGCTGGGGTGACGATATTCAAACAAAAGATAAGTGGTAA
- a CDS encoding OprO/OprP family phosphate-selective porin encodes MKKQTWMAATLAVVLAVFSSTAAMGQKKSDSEWMQDFTSRITLNGYAQGGWSYQDINGEKTNSYNLKRTLLWAKARITDRWSFLFMHDFSSVPQEFYTDYRVTKNNALTIRLGQFKHSYTMENPMSPTQLELIDVYSQAVLYLAGEGPDPLNGVNYGRDQGLMVFGDILKNKVHYELALMSGQGINRKDQNNQKDFIAKLELRPMDGLRIVGSGYLGTGNAMGTAAWNPTIAVGDNYKRNRYSVGAEYKTAAYSEGEYKEARPASIRAEWLGGKDGEVGSRGGYVTTCIPVYDALDVVASGETFDRNTKVDGWDQTNLTLGLQYWFYKKCRVQLQYTRCLCGENISSKDYNWLQAQVQVAF; translated from the coding sequence ATGAAAAAGCAAACTTGGATGGCGGCGACATTGGCCGTTGTACTTGCCGTATTCAGCAGTACGGCAGCTATGGGACAAAAGAAATCGGATTCAGAATGGATGCAGGATTTCACTAGTAGAATAACGTTGAACGGCTATGCACAAGGAGGTTGGTCGTATCAAGACATTAACGGTGAGAAGACTAATTCCTATAACCTGAAACGCACCCTTCTTTGGGCTAAGGCACGAATCACCGACCGATGGTCGTTCCTTTTTATGCACGATTTCTCCAGCGTACCGCAGGAATTCTATACAGACTACCGTGTGACAAAGAATAATGCGCTGACTATCCGATTAGGTCAGTTTAAGCATAGCTATACGATGGAGAACCCGATGTCACCTACTCAACTCGAACTCATCGATGTCTATTCGCAAGCCGTACTCTATCTGGCTGGCGAAGGACCTGATCCGCTTAACGGCGTGAACTACGGTCGTGATCAGGGATTGATGGTCTTTGGTGACATCCTTAAAAATAAGGTTCACTATGAACTGGCTTTGATGAGTGGACAGGGAATCAACCGCAAGGATCAGAACAATCAGAAGGATTTTATTGCTAAATTAGAGTTGCGCCCTATGGATGGACTCCGTATAGTAGGCTCTGGTTATCTGGGTACAGGCAATGCAATGGGTACAGCAGCTTGGAACCCCACAATTGCTGTGGGCGACAACTATAAGCGCAATCGTTATAGCGTAGGTGCTGAATATAAGACCGCCGCTTATTCTGAGGGTGAATACAAAGAGGCCCGTCCTGCTAGCATCCGTGCTGAATGGCTGGGAGGTAAGGATGGCGAAGTAGGCAGCCGTGGTGGATATGTTACCACCTGTATTCCTGTTTACGATGCACTCGATGTGGTGGCATCTGGTGAAACATTCGATCGCAATACAAAGGTAGATGGTTGGGATCAGACGAACCTGACGCTAGGTCTTCAGTACTGGTTCTATAAGAAATGTCGTGTGCAGCTTCAGTACACCCGTTGTCTTTGTGGCGAAAACATCTCTTCAAAGGATTATAACTGGCTGCAGGCACAAGTGCAAGTGGCGTTCTGA